In a genomic window of Thalassotalea piscium:
- a CDS encoding DNA polymerase III subunit psi, which produces MITNAKQLKYLNAMGIGIWQQKQANDENQPEQTYLAVDLAQLCEQQFFIDLLQSLNITLDQVTLNNPHCLNLGLFNWQFTQSESSQYQNNTLVTPAIEQLKHAPKLKRQLWQILHTALI; this is translated from the coding sequence ATGATCACCAACGCTAAACAACTAAAGTACTTAAATGCAATGGGCATTGGTATTTGGCAACAAAAACAGGCGAATGATGAAAATCAGCCTGAACAAACATACCTCGCGGTTGATTTAGCGCAATTATGTGAACAGCAATTTTTTATAGATCTCCTGCAAAGCTTAAATATAACCCTTGACCAAGTAACGCTTAATAACCCACATTGTTTGAATTTAGGTTTATTCAATTGGCAGTTTACTCAAAGTGAAAGCAGCCAATATCAAAATAACACGCTAGTTACGCCTGCAATAGAGCAACTTAAGCACGCCCCTAAGTTAAAACGCCAATTATGGCAAATACTACATACCGCCTTAATATGA
- the rimI gene encoding ribosomal protein S18-alanine N-acetyltransferase, protein MANTTYRLNMTTNYSAITKQHLEQLMVIENACHSHPWSEQTMLSCMGGRYFGFMLKQEQTLRGFYIGEYVAGEATLMDVCVSPDHQGKGYGKHLLNHFSEQAKLLGASQLFLEVRAKNISALMMYINCGFIEVGRRTGYYPSKIGYEDAIVMKRKL, encoded by the coding sequence ATGGCAAATACTACATACCGCCTTAATATGACAACTAATTACTCAGCAATAACTAAACAGCACCTAGAACAACTAATGGTAATTGAAAATGCATGCCACTCTCACCCTTGGAGTGAACAAACCATGCTCAGTTGTATGGGGGGGCGCTATTTTGGCTTTATGCTAAAACAAGAACAAACATTACGGGGCTTTTACATTGGTGAATATGTTGCAGGAGAAGCCACATTAATGGACGTTTGCGTATCACCTGATCATCAAGGTAAAGGTTATGGAAAACACTTACTAAACCACTTTAGTGAACAAGCAAAGTTACTTGGGGCAAGCCAATTATTTTTAGAAGTACGCGCCAAAAACATCTCAGCATTAATGATGTATATAAACTGCGGCTTTATTGAAGTAGGCAGACGTACTGGTTATTATCCCAGCAAAATTGGTTATGAAGACGCCATTGTAATGAAGAGAAAACTGTAA
- a CDS encoding DEAD/DEAH box helicase yields MSEFKAFSLLTSIIERLNLKGYIQPTPIQKACIPLLINGNDLLGIAQTGTGKTAAFSLPIINNFGQNKTEINAKSTRSLILTPTRELASQIMQNIDDYANGLGLKTQVVYGGVGRQGQVDAIALGLDILVATPGRLLDLIETGDINFKSLEVFVLDEADTMLDMGFFNDVQNIIAKLPKRRQTLLFSATMPAEIEVLAQAILTDPKKVQITAETVTADLVNQRVYHLEKSDKVPLLLNILQTPDYKKVLIFCKTKYGADIIANALEKVSIPAASLHSGKTQAVREKALQNFKDSTLRVLVATDVAARGIDVDNISLVINYNLPEDPRNYIHRIGRTARAGKSGMAMSFAVENDVRQLTTIENSIGQAIPVVIEQPFHKEFSKAALQVKKPVKKQGKKPVKQKGKNTNNRARKK; encoded by the coding sequence ATGTCAGAATTTAAAGCATTTTCACTTTTAACGTCGATTATTGAACGCCTTAATCTTAAAGGTTATATACAGCCTACTCCGATTCAAAAAGCATGTATCCCCTTGCTTATTAATGGCAATGATCTTCTAGGTATTGCACAAACCGGTACAGGAAAAACTGCAGCCTTTTCATTGCCTATTATCAATAATTTTGGACAAAACAAAACAGAAATTAACGCTAAAAGCACGCGTTCGCTCATACTAACGCCTACAAGAGAGCTTGCCTCGCAAATAATGCAAAATATTGATGACTACGCTAATGGTTTAGGGCTTAAAACTCAGGTTGTTTATGGTGGTGTTGGCAGGCAAGGTCAAGTTGACGCTATCGCACTTGGGCTTGATATTTTAGTGGCCACTCCTGGAAGATTATTAGATTTAATAGAAACGGGCGATATAAATTTTAAGTCGCTAGAAGTATTTGTGTTAGATGAAGCAGATACTATGCTTGATATGGGCTTCTTTAACGATGTTCAAAACATCATCGCTAAACTGCCAAAACGTCGACAAACGCTATTATTTTCAGCCACTATGCCTGCTGAAATAGAGGTACTCGCACAAGCCATATTAACCGATCCTAAAAAAGTTCAAATTACCGCTGAAACGGTTACCGCCGACTTGGTTAATCAACGTGTATACCACCTTGAAAAATCTGATAAAGTCCCATTATTGCTAAATATTTTGCAAACACCTGACTATAAAAAAGTGCTTATCTTTTGTAAAACAAAATATGGCGCCGACATCATTGCTAACGCGCTAGAAAAAGTATCAATACCTGCAGCAAGCCTTCATAGTGGTAAAACGCAAGCCGTAAGGGAGAAAGCGTTACAAAACTTTAAAGACTCTACTTTACGAGTATTAGTTGCAACTGATGTTGCCGCTCGTGGTATTGATGTTGATAATATCAGTTTAGTTATTAACTATAACCTTCCAGAAGATCCAAGAAACTACATACACCGTATAGGGCGAACGGCGCGGGCAGGGAAAAGTGGCATGGCGATGTCATTTGCTGTTGAAAACGATGTGAGGCAATTAACAACTATTGAAAATAGCATAGGCCAAGCTATTCCTGTAGTTATCGAACAGCCTTTTCATAAAGAGTTTTCAAAAGCCGCTTTACAAGTAAAAAAACCTGTCAAAAAACAAGGTAAAAAGCCAGTTAAGCAAAAAGGTAAAAATACTAATAACAGAGCACGAAAGAAGTAA
- a CDS encoding M56 family metallopeptidase: protein MIEFLQSLLIPLSILLTMILIVHKLMRRHIDAQSLYYFWLVLPVGLMFYLLPIQWEVENSIISSAITTFTITPSQWEVNTFNYWSLFWLVGSFIMLTFATSSYFLFRRNIKLLTLNEKTAQLVKSVLPEGLCAWQSESVNSPVLVGVLKPLLILPTDFEVRFDQEQQELILAHEICHFDRNDIYWNLIAYVFVTLFWFHPLVWIAYARFCRDQETSCDHNVLARKQTESRINYSKALIKVVSTRPIFSFAQLSFMNYGDKNMMLERINNIKLNPKRSKLKAALLSVTALTLVSGVSVAGANLTGNGALVSASIDSGTNKSVSKLTSDVQPIVRIEPRYPLKAAQEGIEGAVLLKFDVDLDGSTKNVSVLQAIPNDIFNKESIAAIEKWKYKPDTYKVLQDNVVQLDFRIDTNSTFESINLIEKIKVSNH from the coding sequence ATGATTGAATTTTTGCAGTCGCTGCTAATCCCTCTATCTATATTATTAACAATGATTTTAATTGTTCATAAATTAATGCGCAGGCACATAGATGCCCAAAGTTTGTATTATTTTTGGTTAGTATTACCTGTAGGGCTGATGTTTTATTTATTACCTATTCAGTGGGAAGTTGAAAATTCGATAATAAGTAGCGCTATAACTACTTTTACTATTACGCCATCTCAATGGGAAGTTAATACTTTTAATTATTGGAGTCTATTTTGGTTGGTAGGTTCGTTTATTATGCTGACTTTCGCCACATCGTCTTATTTTCTGTTTCGTCGAAATATTAAGTTACTCACTTTAAACGAAAAAACAGCCCAGTTGGTTAAATCAGTTTTACCTGAAGGTCTTTGTGCTTGGCAGAGTGAATCGGTAAATAGTCCCGTATTGGTGGGCGTTTTGAAACCGCTACTTATTCTACCGACCGACTTTGAAGTACGTTTTGACCAAGAACAACAAGAGTTGATCTTGGCGCATGAAATTTGTCATTTTGATCGCAATGACATTTATTGGAACCTAATCGCGTATGTATTTGTAACGCTATTTTGGTTTCACCCTTTGGTTTGGATAGCCTACGCGAGGTTTTGCCGTGACCAAGAAACTTCCTGTGACCATAATGTTCTGGCGCGCAAACAGACTGAGAGCAGGATCAATTACAGCAAAGCATTAATTAAGGTAGTAAGTACAAGACCGATATTCAGTTTTGCTCAATTATCCTTTATGAATTATGGAGATAAAAATATGATGTTAGAGCGTATTAATAATATTAAGTTAAACCCTAAAAGATCTAAGTTAAAAGCGGCATTGCTTTCAGTTACTGCATTAACTTTGGTTTCAGGTGTGAGTGTTGCCGGCGCTAATTTAACAGGAAATGGCGCATTAGTAAGTGCATCTATCGACAGTGGTACTAATAAGTCGGTAAGCAAATTAACCTCTGATGTACAGCCTATTGTTCGTATCGAGCCTAGATACCCTCTTAAAGCAGCACAAGAAGGCATTGAAGGTGCTGTGTTATTAAAGTTTGATGTTGACTTAGATGGTAGTACAAAAAATGTAAGTGTCTTACAAGCAATACCCAACGACATCTTTAATAAAGAATCTATTGCAGCAATAGAAAAGTGGAAATATAAACCAGACACTTATAAAGTGTTGCAAGATAACGTGGTGCAGTTAGATTTTAGAATAGATACGAACTCTACCTTTGAGTCAATTAATTTAATTGAAAAAATTAAAGTTAGTAATCATTAA
- a CDS encoding BlaI/MecI/CopY family transcriptional regulator, producing the protein MPDISKTEFEVLEALWEKHPASANEIIEHLNKTKEWHEKTVKTLLSRLVKKKALAYEKDQRRYLYYPLIERDSYMAKESKNLIERVFSGRVSPLVAGFAKHNQLAKDDIDELKKIISQWEQDND; encoded by the coding sequence ATGCCTGATATTAGTAAAACAGAATTTGAAGTGTTAGAGGCACTATGGGAAAAACATCCTGCAAGTGCCAATGAAATTATTGAACATTTAAACAAAACCAAAGAATGGCATGAAAAAACAGTTAAAACATTATTAAGTAGACTGGTTAAAAAAAAGGCTTTAGCGTATGAAAAAGACCAACGACGCTACTTATATTATCCGCTAATAGAGCGCGACAGCTATATGGCAAAAGAAAGTAAAAACTTAATTGAACGCGTATTTAGTGGGCGAGTATCACCCTTAGTAGCTGGCTTTGCTAAGCATAATCAATTAGCTAAAGATGACATTGATGAATTAAAAAAAATTATTTCGCAGTGGGAGCAAGACAATGATTGA
- the dbpA gene encoding ATP-dependent RNA helicase DbpA, which produces MSSTNFSSLPLKKALLENIESIGYQEMTPIQAQSLPAILQNKDIIAQGKTGSGKTVAFGLGLLNKLDVKRFCIQSLVLCPTRELADQVAKEIRKLARTIHNIKVLTLCGGLPMGPQIGSLLHGAHIIVGTPGRIEDHLKKNRLDLSNVNLLVLDEADRMLEMGFQPSLDTVLEHIPAQRQTLLFSATFPDQIQEIAKKITQDPVMAKVEAAHDQSIIAQHFYSVPFSQRIDAMHMFLQNQQPESCVIFCNMKKDTLEVTEQLTQLGFNALCLNGDLEQRDREQMLVCFTNKSANILVATDVAARGLDIEALDLVINYQLSHDPEVHVHRVGRTGRAGSKGMAVSFFDEKDGSKLVALEDYTKQTIIEETLPSATLNYDTPRKATMVTIRIDAGKKQKVRAGDILGALTGNDGINGKSVGKINLFDLYAYVAVEKSALKLALKKLTQGKIKGRNFRAWQVKL; this is translated from the coding sequence TTGAGCAGCACTAATTTTTCATCATTACCCTTAAAAAAAGCCTTATTAGAGAACATTGAAAGCATTGGCTATCAAGAAATGACACCTATTCAGGCGCAAAGCTTGCCGGCTATTTTGCAAAACAAAGACATAATTGCTCAAGGGAAAACAGGCTCGGGCAAAACGGTTGCATTTGGTTTAGGGTTATTAAATAAACTTGATGTTAAACGTTTCTGTATTCAGTCGTTAGTGCTCTGCCCTACGCGTGAATTAGCCGACCAAGTTGCCAAAGAAATAAGAAAGCTTGCTCGCACCATCCATAATATAAAAGTGTTAACGCTTTGCGGCGGTTTACCAATGGGTCCACAAATTGGTTCATTACTGCATGGTGCGCATATTATTGTCGGCACCCCGGGGAGAATTGAAGATCACTTAAAGAAGAACCGTCTTGACTTATCAAATGTTAACTTATTAGTGTTAGATGAAGCAGACCGCATGTTAGAAATGGGTTTTCAACCTTCTTTAGACACTGTGTTAGAACATATCCCTGCGCAACGTCAAACGCTATTGTTTAGTGCTACCTTTCCTGATCAAATTCAAGAAATTGCTAAAAAAATCACTCAAGACCCTGTAATGGCAAAAGTTGAAGCCGCACACGACCAAAGCATTATTGCGCAACACTTTTACTCTGTTCCCTTTAGTCAACGGATAGATGCCATGCATATGTTTTTACAAAACCAGCAGCCAGAGTCGTGCGTTATCTTTTGTAATATGAAGAAAGACACGCTTGAGGTTACCGAGCAACTTACCCAGCTAGGCTTTAACGCCTTATGTTTAAATGGTGATTTAGAACAACGTGATCGCGAACAAATGCTTGTGTGTTTTACAAATAAAAGCGCTAACATTTTAGTTGCAACCGACGTAGCTGCACGTGGCCTTGATATTGAAGCGTTAGATTTAGTGATTAACTATCAACTGTCTCATGACCCTGAAGTACATGTTCACCGTGTAGGTCGTACTGGTCGTGCCGGTAGCAAAGGCATGGCGGTTAGCTTTTTTGATGAAAAAGATGGCAGTAAACTTGTTGCTCTTGAAGATTACACTAAACAAACAATTATTGAAGAAACTCTTCCTAGTGCCACACTCAATTATGACACGCCGCGCAAAGCAACAATGGTAACCATTAGAATAGACGCAGGTAAAAAACAAAAAGTACGTGCTGGCGACATACTCGGCGCGTTAACAGGTAACGACGGAATTAACGGTAAGTCGGTAGGAAAAATAAACTTATTTGATTTATACGCATACGTAGCTGTAGAAAAGTCGGCATTAAAACTCGCATTAAAAAAGTTAACACAAGGCAAAATTAAAGGCCGTAATTTTCGCGCATGGCAAGTTAAGCTGTAA
- the prfC gene encoding peptide chain release factor 3: MSEQQQEVDLRRTFAIISHPDAGKTTITEKVLLFGQALQKAGTVKGKKSGQHAKSDWMEMEKDRGISITTSVMQFPYNDCLVNLLDTPGHEDFSEDTYRTLTAVDSCLMVIDVAKGVENRTIKLMEVTRLRDTPIITFMNKMDRDVRDPMEVMDEVEDILKIKCAPITWPIGMGKGFKGVYNIMTDETILYQSGQGHTIQEKRIIKGLNNPELDKAIGDYADDLREEMELVQGASHEFNIDEFLKGELTPVYFGTALGNFGVDHMLDGLTKWAPKPLPRETDTRVVNAEENSFSGFVFKIQANMDPKHRDRIAFMRICSGKYEKGMKMRQVRINKDVRIADAVTFMAGDRANVEQAYAGDIIGLHNHGSIQIGDTFTEGEMMKFSGIPNFAPEMFRRIRLRDPLKAKQLQKGLIQLAEEGAVQVFRPLNNNDMIVGAVGVLQFEVVVHRLKNEYNVDAIYEPISVATARWVDCSDNKIFEQFKRKSSENLALDGGDNLTYIAPTMVNLNLAQERYPEVKFMKTREH; the protein is encoded by the coding sequence ATGTCTGAACAACAGCAAGAAGTCGATTTACGTCGCACCTTCGCTATCATTTCTCACCCTGATGCGGGTAAAACAACAATCACTGAAAAAGTGTTACTTTTTGGTCAAGCACTGCAAAAAGCAGGAACAGTAAAAGGTAAAAAGTCAGGGCAACATGCTAAGTCTGACTGGATGGAAATGGAAAAAGATCGTGGTATTTCAATTACCACTTCTGTTATGCAATTCCCTTATAATGACTGTTTAGTAAATTTACTTGATACACCAGGTCACGAAGACTTCTCAGAAGATACTTACCGTACCTTAACCGCTGTAGATTCATGCCTGATGGTGATTGATGTAGCAAAAGGTGTTGAAAATCGTACCATTAAATTAATGGAAGTTACCCGACTGCGTGATACGCCAATTATTACTTTTATGAATAAAATGGACCGCGATGTGCGTGACCCAATGGAAGTAATGGATGAAGTTGAAGATATTTTAAAAATAAAATGTGCACCTATTACTTGGCCTATCGGCATGGGCAAAGGATTCAAAGGCGTTTACAACATAATGACTGATGAAACAATTTTGTATCAATCTGGCCAAGGTCATACTATTCAAGAGAAGCGTATTATTAAGGGCTTAAACAATCCTGAGCTTGATAAAGCTATTGGCGACTACGCCGATGATTTACGCGAAGAAATGGAACTGGTACAAGGTGCCTCGCACGAATTTAACATAGACGAGTTTTTAAAAGGTGAATTAACACCTGTTTATTTTGGTACAGCACTGGGTAACTTTGGTGTAGACCACATGCTTGACGGCTTAACTAAGTGGGCACCAAAACCTCTGCCTCGTGAAACTGACACACGTGTAGTCAATGCAGAAGAAAATAGTTTTTCAGGTTTTGTCTTTAAAATTCAAGCAAATATGGACCCTAAACATCGCGACAGAATTGCGTTTATGCGTATTTGCTCGGGTAAATATGAAAAAGGTATGAAAATGCGCCAAGTACGCATTAATAAAGACGTAAGAATTGCTGATGCCGTTACTTTTATGGCAGGCGATCGCGCTAATGTTGAACAGGCCTATGCTGGTGATATTATTGGCTTACACAATCACGGCAGCATTCAAATTGGTGACACTTTCACTGAAGGTGAAATGATGAAGTTTAGTGGTATTCCAAACTTTGCTCCTGAAATGTTTAGACGCATTCGTTTACGCGATCCGTTAAAAGCCAAACAGCTTCAAAAAGGCCTTATTCAATTAGCAGAAGAAGGAGCAGTACAAGTATTTCGACCTTTGAATAATAACGACATGATCGTTGGCGCAGTGGGAGTTCTACAGTTTGAAGTTGTTGTGCACCGATTAAAAAATGAATACAACGTTGATGCTATTTACGAGCCAATTAGTGTGGCAACTGCACGTTGGGTAGATTGTAGCGATAATAAAATATTTGAACAATTTAAACGAAAATCTAGCGAAAACTTAGCACTAGATGGCGGAGATAATTTAACTTATATTGCGCCCACTATGGTGAATTTAAATTTAGCGCAAGAGCGTTATCCTGAAGTTAAGTTTATGAAAACTCGCGAGCATTAA